The Hymenobacter oligotrophus genome has a window encoding:
- a CDS encoding DUF6056 family protein: MKTALSASRFRLGTWLLAAAAALGLLPFLVLCWYAHPSADDFLMATQVDQNGHFGQITYLYMQWTGRYTSAVLWALLHPVTYGFITEGYGAVCLLMILAVPAAWYALLRMLLGTQYGRWQLWLASGLLTLLFLYQMPSTAEAFYWITSNFNYLLPALLSLIWLGALGKHASSTAARSRRNWLVAACLLAVVIVGGNETNAVPLLLGAGAFAILCSLEQRRIAWPYVLLALVVGAACTATFLAPGNFVRLDQSTRQYTVWQALDKGGLAAYRLVVNWLGNGVLLALTVLLAPVGIGLHKVPTLPLNRLAKRPLLMLVLMAVSLMFLMFVAFWTTSLAMPPRSKNVLYLFFLVWWFLHAYAWARYGWSKLGVQRLAVPRALQWGLILWVVVVFAFGHTRRMRGREPRDNANNIVVAYRDWLGGAAARYDRQLTARYAYLRTATPPDVMVERLLDPPATVLFSDLETNPNDWANQAYAEYFGKRSIRVPEPPTADSRQP; encoded by the coding sequence GTGAAAACTGCGTTATCAGCTTCCCGCTTTCGCTTAGGTACTTGGTTGCTGGCAGCGGCGGCGGCACTTGGCTTGTTGCCCTTCTTGGTGCTGTGCTGGTACGCGCACCCGTCGGCCGATGATTTTCTAATGGCTACCCAAGTGGACCAAAACGGTCATTTCGGGCAAATAACTTACCTGTACATGCAGTGGACGGGCCGTTACACCTCGGCGGTGTTGTGGGCCTTGCTGCACCCGGTAACGTACGGCTTCATTACCGAAGGATACGGTGCTGTTTGCCTGCTGATGATTTTGGCGGTGCCGGCAGCGTGGTACGCGCTGCTGCGGATGCTGCTGGGTACGCAATACGGCCGCTGGCAACTGTGGCTGGCCAGCGGCTTGCTCACTTTACTGTTCTTGTATCAGATGCCGAGCACTGCGGAAGCCTTTTACTGGATTACCAGCAACTTCAATTATTTATTGCCCGCCCTGCTGAGCCTAATCTGGTTGGGCGCCTTGGGCAAACACGCCAGCAGCACCGCCGCCCGCAGCCGGCGCAACTGGCTAGTGGCCGCCTGCTTGCTTGCCGTCGTGATTGTGGGCGGCAACGAAACCAATGCCGTGCCCCTGCTCCTAGGTGCGGGCGCCTTTGCCATACTGTGCAGCCTGGAGCAACGCCGCATTGCCTGGCCATACGTACTGCTGGCCCTGGTGGTGGGGGCGGCCTGCACGGCTACCTTTTTGGCGCCGGGCAATTTTGTGCGCCTCGATCAATCCACGCGGCAATACACCGTTTGGCAGGCACTCGATAAAGGCGGGTTAGCCGCCTACCGCCTTGTGGTAAACTGGCTCGGCAATGGGGTACTACTTGCGCTTACGGTGCTGCTGGCTCCAGTCGGCATTGGCTTACACAAAGTGCCCACGCTGCCCCTGAACCGCTTGGCCAAGCGCCCTCTGCTTATGCTCGTGCTGATGGCCGTGTCGTTGATGTTCCTGATGTTTGTGGCTTTCTGGACGACGAGCCTTGCCATGCCGCCTAGGTCGAAAAACGTGCTGTACCTATTCTTTCTGGTGTGGTGGTTTTTGCATGCTTACGCCTGGGCGCGCTACGGCTGGAGCAAGCTTGGCGTGCAGCGGCTTGCGGTACCTAGGGCGCTGCAGTGGGGGCTAATTTTATGGGTGGTAGTTGTGTTTGCCTTTGGGCACACGCGCCGCATGCGCGGCCGCGAACCGCGCGATAACGCCAACAACATTGTGGTGGCTTACCGCGACTGGCTAGGTGGTGCAGCGGCACGTTACGACCGGCAGCTGACTGCCCGCTACGCCTATCTACGCACTGCCACCCCGCCCGATGTAATGGTAGAACGCCTGCTCGACCCGCCCGCCACCGTCTTGTTTTCAGACCTGGAAACCAACCCCAACGATTGGGCCAACCAAGCCTACGCCGAGTACTTTGGCAAGCGCAGCATCCGGGTGCCCGAGCCGCCGACCGCCGATTCTCGGCAGCCCTAA
- the glmS gene encoding glutamine--fructose-6-phosphate transaminase (isomerizing), which yields MCGIVAYIGHREACPIIIKGLRRLEYRGYDSAGVALLNGDLNVFKKKGKVADLEAFIADKNVHAHVGMGHTRWATHGEPNDVNAHPHYSTSERIAIIHNGIIENYAALKQHLIQQGHEFHSDTDTEVFVNLIEEIQKQNKCSLEEAVRLALHEVVGAYAIVVLSKDEPDQLIAARKGSPMVIGVGDNEFFLASDATPIIEYTNEVVYVNDYEIAVIRNGKLDIRSKEDVPQTPYIQKLELELDSIEKGGYEHFMLKEIYEQPKSILDSMRGRLELEAGHLNMGGVRAFEQKFINAQRIIIVACGTSWHAGLVAEYLIEDLARIPVEVEYASEFRYRNPVLSERDIVIAISQSGETADTLAAIELAKSKGATIFGICNVVGSSIARATDAGAYTHAGPEIGVASTKAFTAQVTVLTLLAMIVGHRRGTLSDQRLRELTMELHTIPQKVEKALELDTEIRQISEIFKDAANFLYLGRGYNFPVALEGALKLKEISYIHAEGYPAAEMKHGPIALIDENMPVVVIATRDSSYEKIVSNIQEVKARKGRIIAIVSEGDKVIPPMAEFVVEVPHTSDELMPLVSVIPLQLLSYHIAVLRGCNVDQPRNLAKSVTVE from the coding sequence ATGTGCGGAATTGTAGCTTACATCGGGCACCGCGAAGCCTGCCCCATCATCATTAAAGGTCTGCGCCGCTTGGAGTACCGCGGCTACGACTCGGCGGGTGTTGCCTTGCTCAACGGCGATCTGAACGTATTCAAAAAGAAAGGCAAGGTTGCCGACCTAGAAGCATTCATCGCCGACAAGAACGTGCACGCTCACGTGGGCATGGGCCACACGCGTTGGGCTACGCACGGCGAGCCGAACGATGTAAATGCGCACCCGCACTACTCCACGTCTGAACGTATTGCTATTATTCACAATGGCATCATCGAGAACTACGCTGCTCTAAAGCAACACTTGATCCAGCAGGGCCACGAATTTCACTCTGACACGGACACGGAGGTGTTCGTGAACCTGATTGAGGAAATTCAGAAGCAAAACAAATGCTCGCTGGAGGAAGCTGTACGCTTGGCTCTTCACGAAGTGGTAGGTGCTTACGCCATTGTGGTGCTGAGCAAGGACGAGCCTGACCAGCTTATTGCAGCCCGTAAAGGCTCGCCCATGGTAATTGGAGTTGGCGACAACGAGTTCTTCCTCGCTTCGGATGCTACTCCCATTATCGAGTACACGAACGAGGTGGTGTATGTGAACGACTACGAAATTGCGGTAATACGCAACGGCAAGCTTGATATTCGCAGCAAGGAAGATGTACCGCAGACGCCCTACATCCAGAAGCTGGAGTTGGAGCTCGACAGCATTGAGAAGGGCGGCTACGAGCACTTCATGCTGAAAGAAATCTACGAGCAGCCCAAGTCGATTCTCGACTCGATGCGCGGCCGTTTGGAGTTGGAGGCAGGTCACCTGAACATGGGCGGCGTGCGCGCTTTCGAGCAGAAGTTCATCAATGCTCAGCGCATCATCATCGTGGCGTGCGGTACCTCGTGGCACGCTGGCCTGGTGGCCGAGTACCTGATTGAGGACCTAGCGCGCATTCCGGTAGAAGTAGAGTATGCTTCGGAGTTCCGCTACCGCAACCCGGTGCTTTCGGAGCGCGACATCGTAATTGCCATTTCGCAATCGGGCGAAACGGCCGATACGCTGGCGGCCATCGAGCTAGCCAAGAGCAAGGGCGCTACCATCTTTGGTATCTGCAACGTGGTAGGCTCGAGCATTGCCCGTGCTACCGATGCTGGTGCCTACACCCACGCTGGTCCGGAAATCGGCGTAGCCTCGACGAAAGCCTTTACCGCCCAGGTAACCGTGCTGACGCTGCTGGCCATGATTGTAGGCCATCGCCGTGGTACGCTTTCCGATCAGCGCCTGCGCGAACTGACCATGGAGCTCCATACCATTCCGCAGAAAGTGGAAAAGGCATTGGAGCTCGACACCGAGATTCGCCAGATTTCCGAAATCTTCAAAGACGCCGCCAACTTCCTGTACCTAGGCCGCGGTTACAACTTCCCGGTGGCTTTGGAAGGCGCTCTAAAGCTAAAGGAAATCAGCTACATCCACGCCGAGGGTTACCCGGCGGCCGAGATGAAGCACGGCCCCATCGCCCTGATCGACGAGAACATGCCGGTGGTGGTTATTGCCACCCGCGACAGCTCGTACGAGAAGATCGTATCGAACATTCAGGAGGTGAAGGCGCGCAAAGGCCGCATCATTGCCATCGTGAGCGAGGGCGACAAGGTGATTCCGCCAATGGCTGAGTTTGTGGTGGAAGTGCCGCACACCTCCGACGAGCTGATGCCGTTGGTTTCGGTGATTCCGCTGCAGCTGCTTTCGTACCACATTGCCGTGCTGCGGGGCTGCAACGTCGATCAGCCGCGTAACCTGGCCAAATCGGTTACGGTGGAGTAA
- a CDS encoding DUF4270 family protein, which produces MRTSTALLLASALFSLGSCEDPNELGLDLPGSASVDTKYEDFPVTASTIHQDSVPTLRRTRFLVGRLTDANTGATLEARAYSEVQPSLNATSDPLPSKFAAQNPRLDSIVLTGGFDRVYGSATQPVRLSLYDLDKPLDERTTYNAASRPALGQAIVENAPVSLNRIIRNKANTADSLQLPLRILISGPQPTAFATSLFDLMKATTTETLSQQELQRVWRGLAIIPGAGTERTVIGFDRSVISQILVYYRVNTTSGTPATEQKIYRFSYVNSSGAVFEPRFFTGIQYDLSGAGAPFSSLNNNRAAEVPASLLNNTSYTQDGTGLATKLLIPGLEQLRALQQRENIIVNRAELIVPLKSGTNLVYPAPTSLYLYEANARNQVLKTTTGASQSLRFVLGENANAQGQRLEAQLNRQSTATGPSNNYTTLLTTYVQTYVTNQLPTPYPAAFILSPTLRRELRSNETSLPLSLDRATIDASNIRLRVYYSKPGAQ; this is translated from the coding sequence ATGCGGACGTCGACGGCCTTGCTGTTGGCGTCCGCTTTGTTTTCGCTCGGCTCGTGCGAAGACCCCAACGAGCTTGGCCTTGACCTGCCGGGTTCCGCATCCGTCGATACGAAGTACGAGGACTTCCCGGTAACGGCTTCCACCATCCACCAGGATTCGGTGCCTACACTGCGCCGTACCCGCTTTTTGGTGGGCAGGCTTACCGATGCCAACACGGGCGCTACGCTGGAGGCACGCGCCTATTCAGAGGTGCAGCCCAGCCTCAACGCCACCTCCGACCCGCTGCCCTCCAAATTTGCTGCGCAAAATCCCCGGCTCGATTCCATCGTCCTCACGGGCGGTTTCGACCGGGTATATGGCAGCGCTACCCAACCCGTGCGGCTGAGCTTGTACGACCTAGACAAGCCGCTTGACGAACGCACCACTTACAACGCAGCCAGCCGCCCGGCTCTAGGTCAGGCGATTGTGGAAAATGCTCCGGTGTCGTTGAACCGCATTATTCGCAACAAAGCCAACACGGCCGACAGCTTGCAATTGCCGTTGCGCATCCTGATTTCCGGCCCGCAGCCCACCGCTTTTGCCACCAGCCTGTTCGACCTGATGAAGGCCACTACCACCGAAACGCTGTCGCAGCAGGAGCTGCAACGTGTTTGGCGGGGTTTGGCCATTATTCCGGGCGCTGGTACCGAGCGCACTGTAATCGGCTTCGACCGATCGGTGATTTCGCAAATTCTGGTTTACTACCGGGTAAATACCACGTCGGGCACTCCGGCCACTGAGCAGAAAATATACCGCTTCAGTTACGTGAACAGCTCGGGTGCCGTATTCGAGCCGCGTTTTTTCACCGGCATTCAATACGATTTGAGCGGTGCCGGGGCCCCCTTTAGCTCGCTCAACAACAACCGCGCCGCCGAGGTACCTGCTAGCCTGCTAAATAACACCAGCTACACGCAAGATGGCACCGGCTTGGCCACCAAGCTGCTAATTCCTGGGCTGGAGCAACTCCGGGCCCTGCAACAGCGCGAAAACATTATCGTGAACCGTGCCGAGCTGATTGTGCCGCTGAAATCGGGCACCAACTTGGTGTACCCGGCGCCGACCAGCCTCTACCTCTACGAGGCCAACGCGCGCAACCAAGTGTTGAAAACGACTACTGGCGCAAGCCAGTCGTTGCGGTTTGTGCTGGGCGAAAACGCAAATGCCCAAGGTCAGCGGCTCGAAGCACAACTAAACCGCCAAAGCACAGCTACGGGCCCCAGCAACAACTACACAACGCTGCTGACGACTTACGTTCAAACGTATGTAACCAACCAGTTGCCAACGCCGTACCCGGCAGCATTTATTTTGTCGCCAACGTTGCGTCGGGAACTACGCTCCAACGAAACCAGTTTGCCGCTTTCACTGGACCGTGCTACCATCGACGCCAGCAACATTCGCTTGCGTGTGTACTACTCCAAACCCGGAGCTCAGTAA
- a CDS encoding glycogen/starch synthase, whose amino-acid sequence MSKLRILYAATEINPFLQTTRVAEFLRRLPQGMQEMGMEIRIFVPRFGIINERKNRLHEVVRLSGINIAVGEDEKPLIIKVASIPNAKLQVYFIDNEDYFHRKSVLRDKNDQFHADNDERAIFFCKGVLETVKKLGWAPDIVHCNDWMTGLMPLYLKTTYKKDPIFKDAKSIFTVYNNEFDYKFEGDIIEKAKMLDIDDSMLAALQSADFTGFVKIGMEYADSVVRSDEDFSENLNALFQEYAQRHSLGQVADDENLLSSYYALYNELAN is encoded by the coding sequence ATGTCGAAGCTGAGAATTCTCTATGCTGCCACGGAAATCAATCCGTTTTTGCAAACGACCCGGGTAGCGGAGTTCCTGCGGCGCCTGCCGCAAGGCATGCAAGAGATGGGGATGGAAATCCGCATTTTCGTACCCCGCTTCGGCATTATCAACGAACGCAAAAACCGCCTGCACGAGGTGGTGCGCTTGTCGGGCATCAACATTGCCGTAGGCGAGGACGAAAAGCCGCTCATTATCAAAGTGGCCTCTATTCCGAACGCAAAGCTGCAAGTATACTTCATCGATAACGAAGATTACTTCCACCGCAAGTCGGTATTGCGCGACAAGAACGACCAGTTCCACGCCGATAACGACGAGCGCGCTATCTTTTTCTGCAAAGGTGTGCTCGAAACCGTCAAGAAACTTGGTTGGGCCCCCGACATCGTGCACTGCAACGACTGGATGACGGGCCTGATGCCGTTGTACCTCAAAACGACGTACAAGAAAGACCCCATCTTCAAAGATGCGAAGTCGATCTTTACCGTTTACAACAACGAGTTCGATTACAAATTCGAAGGCGACATCATCGAGAAGGCCAAAATGCTTGATATCGACGACTCGATGCTGGCAGCCTTGCAATCGGCCGACTTTACGGGTTTTGTGAAGATTGGCATGGAATACGCCGATTCGGTGGTACGCTCCGACGAAGATTTCAGCGAAAACCTGAACGCGCTGTTTCAAGAATACGCCCAGCGCCATAGCCTTGGCCAAGTGGCCGACGACGAGAACCTGCTTAGCTCATACTACGCCCTGTATAATGAATTGGCCAACTAG
- the panC gene encoding pantoate--beta-alanine ligase has translation MEILETAAALQALTEKWRREGRSIGLVPTMGALHEGHLQLVRTAAAQNDEVVVSIFVNPTQFNNSEDFKLYPRVPDSDAEMLRGTGCTVLFTPTVEEVYPRPTVLQFNFGALENVMEGAHRPGHFNGVATVVSKLFHLGRPHRAYFGQKDWQQVAVVRQLVQDLSFDLDLISCPTIRETDGLAMSSRNRRLSPEARAVAPRLYEALQLAAAQLQHTRQPELAQQAALDFLGAYPQIEVEYLQVADARLLQPLPAGTEPGQEAVICLAAWLGGVRLIDNVVLLLT, from the coding sequence ATGGAGATACTTGAAACCGCCGCCGCGTTGCAAGCCCTTACCGAAAAATGGCGCCGCGAAGGCCGCAGCATCGGCTTAGTGCCCACTATGGGTGCCCTACACGAGGGTCATTTGCAACTGGTGCGCACCGCCGCCGCCCAAAACGACGAGGTGGTGGTAAGCATATTTGTGAACCCCACGCAGTTCAACAACAGCGAAGATTTCAAATTATATCCCCGCGTACCCGATTCGGATGCGGAAATGCTGCGCGGAACCGGCTGCACTGTTTTGTTTACGCCCACGGTGGAGGAGGTGTACCCGCGCCCCACGGTGCTGCAGTTTAATTTCGGGGCGCTGGAGAACGTGATGGAAGGCGCGCACCGGCCGGGCCACTTCAACGGGGTGGCTACTGTGGTGAGCAAGTTGTTTCACCTAGGGCGCCCGCACCGCGCGTACTTCGGGCAGAAGGATTGGCAACAAGTGGCCGTGGTGCGCCAGTTGGTGCAAGACTTAAGTTTTGACCTGGACTTGATTAGCTGCCCAACCATTCGCGAAACCGATGGCCTGGCTATGTCGTCGCGCAACCGGCGGCTTTCGCCCGAAGCGCGGGCCGTGGCCCCGCGCCTGTACGAGGCCTTGCAGCTGGCCGCTGCACAGCTCCAACACACCCGGCAGCCGGAGCTAGCGCAACAAGCGGCGCTGGACTTCCTAGGTGCCTACCCGCAAATTGAAGTGGAGTACCTGCAAGTGGCCGACGCCCGTTTGCTGCAACCACTGCCGGCCGGTACGGAGCCTGGGCAAGAAGCCGTGATTTGCTTGGCGGCGTGGCTCGGTGGCGTGCGCCTGATTGACAACGTGGTACTCTTGCTTACCTAG
- the panD gene encoding aspartate 1-decarboxylase, with protein MHIEVLKSKIHRAKVTQAELHYVGSITIDEDLLDAANMVENEKVTVVNVNNGERFETYTIKGERGSGMVCLNGPAARRVAVGDIVIVFSYCLIDFAVAREHKPTLVFPDQHNRLV; from the coding sequence ATGCACATTGAGGTTTTAAAATCCAAGATACACCGCGCCAAAGTCACCCAGGCCGAGCTCCACTACGTGGGCAGCATCACCATTGATGAGGACCTGCTCGACGCGGCCAACATGGTGGAAAACGAGAAGGTCACGGTCGTGAACGTCAACAACGGCGAGCGGTTCGAAACCTATACCATCAAAGGCGAACGAGGCTCGGGCATGGTTTGCCTGAACGGCCCGGCAGCCCGCCGCGTCGCCGTTGGCGACATCGTTATCGTCTTCTCGTACTGCCTGATCGACTTTGCCGTAGCGCGCGAACACAAACCAACTTTGGTGTTCCCCGATCAGCACAACCGGTTGGTATAG
- a CDS encoding lysylphosphatidylglycerol synthase transmembrane domain-containing protein, translating to MKRVLDILKYALLLAFSAALMIYAIRGQDLSRIGQYMLEADYSWLGLTMALSVMGYFSRSYRWKMQLDAANYRAPFWQVYHAMMVGYLANMVLPRMGEVIRCSVLRRTSGVPVHVAVGTVITERVIDVLVLFGLLGATLLLDFHKFWAFVVDKLLGGQAQYDALARNRTPLLWAAVIAGVLLLIVAYALWRNLERINENRLFNRIIKFVRGLLEGVFSIRKLENKGLFLLHTFFTWLVYFLMDYLAFFAFPETYNLGARAGLAVLTFGAFGMAAPVSGGIGTFHLLVQSILIVFGVSPEAGIAYALVVHGAQTLLVVLMGGISFVASMMQAGRRARVGTAEPAELSVIHADKR from the coding sequence GTGAAACGGGTACTCGATATTCTCAAATACGCTTTGCTGCTGGCTTTTTCGGCGGCACTGATGATTTACGCCATCCGGGGCCAGGACCTGAGCCGCATTGGGCAGTACATGCTCGAAGCCGACTACAGCTGGCTCGGCTTAACCATGGCGTTGTCGGTGATGGGCTACTTCAGCCGCAGCTACCGCTGGAAAATGCAACTGGATGCAGCCAATTACCGGGCGCCTTTCTGGCAAGTGTACCACGCCATGATGGTGGGATACTTGGCCAACATGGTACTGCCCCGCATGGGCGAGGTTATTCGGTGTTCGGTGTTGCGCCGCACGAGCGGCGTACCGGTACACGTGGCGGTGGGCACGGTGATTACCGAGCGCGTTATTGATGTGTTGGTGCTGTTTGGTTTGTTGGGCGCCACGTTGCTGCTCGATTTTCACAAGTTCTGGGCGTTTGTGGTAGACAAGCTCCTCGGCGGGCAAGCCCAGTACGATGCCCTGGCCCGCAACCGCACGCCCCTGCTGTGGGCGGCCGTCATAGCCGGCGTGCTGCTGCTGATTGTGGCGTATGCTTTGTGGCGCAACCTCGAGCGCATCAACGAAAACCGCTTGTTCAACCGCATCATCAAGTTTGTGCGGGGGCTGCTCGAGGGCGTATTCAGCATCCGTAAGCTCGAGAACAAAGGCTTGTTCTTGCTGCACACGTTCTTTACCTGGCTGGTGTATTTCCTCATGGATTACTTAGCCTTCTTTGCCTTTCCTGAAACCTACAACCTAGGGGCCCGGGCGGGCCTGGCGGTGCTCACGTTTGGGGCCTTTGGCATGGCCGCTCCGGTATCCGGGGGCATTGGCACCTTTCACTTGTTGGTGCAAAGCATCCTCATCGTGTTCGGCGTTTCGCCCGAAGCCGGCATTGCCTACGCGCTGGTGGTGCACGGCGCCCAAACTTTGCTGGTGGTGCTAATGGGCGGTATCAGCTTTGTAGCTAGCATGATGCAGGCCGGCCGAAGAGCCCGCGTGGGCACAGCCGAGCCTGCCGAACTGTCTGTAATCCATGCCGACAAAAGATAA
- the rfaE2 gene encoding D-glycero-beta-D-manno-heptose 1-phosphate adenylyltransferase: MPTKDKILTREQLPAVLDTWRQQGKRIVFTNGCFDLLHLGHVDYLEKARALGDAMVVGLNTDASVSCLKPGRPLQDEMSRARVLASLLFVDAVVLFGEPTPLELIHLVRPDVLVKGDDYALSGIVGHEFVLSNGGQVLTVPLVPGYSTTRIVERVRRAEGSTGA, translated from the coding sequence ATGCCGACAAAAGATAAAATCCTGACCCGCGAGCAGCTACCCGCCGTACTCGACACCTGGCGCCAGCAAGGCAAGCGCATCGTGTTCACCAACGGCTGCTTCGATCTGCTGCACCTAGGGCACGTCGATTACCTCGAAAAGGCCCGCGCCCTAGGCGACGCCATGGTGGTGGGCCTGAACACCGATGCCTCGGTAAGTTGCCTGAAACCCGGCCGCCCGTTGCAAGACGAAATGTCACGCGCGCGGGTGCTGGCCTCGCTTTTGTTTGTAGATGCGGTGGTGCTATTCGGCGAACCTACCCCGCTGGAGCTTATTCACCTCGTGCGGCCCGATGTGTTGGTGAAGGGCGACGACTACGCCCTAAGCGGAATCGTAGGCCACGAGTTTGTGTTAAGCAACGGAGGGCAGGTGCTCACCGTACCCTTGGTGCCCGGCTACAGCACTACCCGCATCGTGGAGCGCGTGCGCCGGGCCGAGGGCAGTACGGGCGCCTAA
- a CDS encoding zinc metallopeptidase gives MILLMVVSMGIQWRLRSKFTKYSHIGLQSGLSGKQIAELMLADNNIHDVRVISTSGRLTDHYNPADKTVNLSEEVYDGRSAAAAAVAAHECGHAVQHATAYSMLQFRSAMVPALSAVSRFMPFILIGGMLMMQSTPIPLGIGIALFALTTLFSFITLPVEFDASRRALVWIDKRGIVTAQEHALAKDALWWAAMTYVVAAISSLATLLYYVSIFMGGSRRN, from the coding sequence ATGATCCTGCTCATGGTTGTGAGCATGGGCATCCAGTGGCGCCTCCGCAGCAAGTTCACCAAGTACTCCCACATCGGGTTGCAGTCGGGCCTTTCGGGCAAGCAAATAGCCGAGCTGATGCTGGCCGACAACAACATCCACGACGTGCGCGTGATTTCGACCTCGGGTCGCCTCACCGACCACTACAACCCCGCCGACAAAACCGTCAACCTTAGCGAAGAGGTGTACGACGGCCGCTCGGCCGCTGCCGCCGCCGTAGCTGCCCACGAGTGCGGCCACGCCGTGCAGCACGCTACGGCCTACAGCATGCTGCAATTCCGCTCGGCCATGGTGCCGGCCCTTAGCGCTGTGTCGCGCTTCATGCCGTTCATCCTGATCGGGGGCATGCTGATGATGCAAAGCACACCTATTCCGTTGGGCATTGGCATTGCGCTTTTTGCCCTCACCACGCTGTTCAGCTTTATCACCTTGCCCGTTGAGTTCGACGCCTCGCGCCGTGCCCTCGTTTGGATTGATAAGCGTGGCATTGTAACCGCGCAAGAACACGCACTGGCCAAAGATGCCTTGTGGTGGGCCGCCATGACGTACGTGGTAGCGGCGATTAGCTCGCTGGCTACCTTGCTGTACTACGTGAGTATTTTCATGGGCGGCAGCCGCCGCAACTAA
- a CDS encoding acyl-CoA dehydrogenase, with protein sequence MNFQLTEEQLAVQAAAREFAQNELWAGVIERDEHQKFPAEQIKKMGELGFMGMMVSPEYGGGGMDTVSYVLAMEEISKVDASCSVIMSVNNSLVCWGLEKYGTEEQKQKYLTKLATGEIIGAFCLSEPEAGSDATMQRTTAVDMGDHYLLNGTKNWITNGSSASVYLVIAQTNPELKHRGINALIVERDTPGFVVGTKENKLGIRGSDTHSLMFTDVKVPKENRIGEDGFGFKFAMQVLAGGRIGIAAQALGIASGAYELAVKYSKERKAFGVPISQHQAIQFKLADMATNIDAARLLCLQAAHDKDAHLDYAKSGAMAKLFASKVAMDTAVEAVQVHGGYGFVKEFHVERLMRDAKITQIYEGTSEIQKIVISREILK encoded by the coding sequence ATGAACTTTCAGCTCACCGAAGAACAACTCGCCGTGCAAGCCGCGGCCCGCGAATTTGCCCAGAACGAACTGTGGGCCGGCGTAATCGAGCGCGACGAACACCAGAAATTCCCCGCCGAGCAAATCAAGAAGATGGGCGAGCTGGGCTTTATGGGCATGATGGTGAGCCCCGAGTACGGCGGCGGCGGCATGGATACCGTATCGTACGTGTTGGCCATGGAAGAAATTTCCAAGGTCGATGCTTCGTGCTCGGTTATCATGTCGGTGAACAACTCGCTGGTGTGCTGGGGCCTCGAGAAGTACGGCACCGAAGAGCAAAAGCAGAAATACCTGACTAAGCTGGCCACCGGCGAAATCATCGGCGCGTTCTGCCTCTCGGAGCCCGAAGCCGGCTCCGATGCCACCATGCAGCGCACCACCGCCGTTGACATGGGCGACCATTACCTGCTGAACGGCACCAAAAACTGGATTACCAACGGCTCGTCGGCTTCGGTGTACCTGGTAATTGCTCAAACCAACCCCGAGCTCAAGCACCGCGGCATCAACGCCCTGATTGTGGAGCGCGACACCCCCGGGTTTGTGGTAGGCACCAAGGAAAACAAGCTGGGCATCCGCGGCTCCGACACGCACTCGCTTATGTTCACCGACGTGAAAGTGCCCAAGGAAAACCGCATCGGCGAAGATGGCTTCGGCTTTAAGTTTGCCATGCAGGTGCTGGCCGGTGGCCGCATTGGCATCGCCGCGCAAGCCCTAGGCATTGCTTCGGGTGCTTACGAGCTGGCCGTGAAATATTCGAAAGAGCGCAAGGCTTTCGGCGTGCCGATTTCGCAGCACCAAGCCATCCAGTTTAAGCTGGCCGATATGGCGACCAACATCGACGCTGCCCGTTTGCTTTGCTTGCAGGCCGCACACGATAAGGATGCCCACCTCGACTACGCCAAGTCGGGCGCCATGGCCAAGCTCTTCGCCTCGAAGGTTGCCATGGACACGGCGGTGGAAGCCGTACAGGTGCACGGCGGCTACGGATTCGTGAAAGAATTCCACGTGGAGCGCCTAATGCGCGACGCCAAAATCACCCAGATTTACGAGGGAACTTCTGAGATTCAGAAAATTGTAATCTCGCGGGAAATTCTGAAGTAG